The following proteins come from a genomic window of Winogradskyella sp. PC-19:
- the trkA gene encoding Trk system potassium transporter TrkA produces the protein MKIIIAGAGEVGFHLAKLLSYESQEITLIDNKKDSLSYAGENLDIKTIKGDATSIATLKEGRIENSELFIAVTSSETTNITACVLAKQLGAKRTIARISNTEFIENKDEVGFSKFGIDELISPESLAASEIELLLNQYGFNDTYEFEDGKLTMLGLRLSRTATFVGKTVKEAAESYSELHFIPIAIQRYGTQYTIIPRGDTIFKEGDQVVFITSKGGDEELFELSGKVKVGIKDVMILGGSQIGFKTAQDLCKSKFNVKLVEGKRATAEDLADELPDALVICGDGRNVDILQEESISEMDAFISVTGNSETNIMSCLLAKSKGVKKTIALVENMDYYQLSQSIGIDTLINKKLLAANTIFRYIRKGEVVAMTKLTNMNAELLEFEVKSNSKITNQKIKDSSFPKSAIIGGVIRDEEGLIPLGDFKIEAGDRVVVCCLPRSIAEVEKFFA, from the coding sequence ATGAAAATTATCATTGCTGGTGCAGGAGAAGTCGGATTCCATCTGGCTAAACTACTTTCTTACGAGTCTCAAGAAATTACTTTAATAGACAATAAAAAAGATAGCTTAAGCTACGCTGGCGAAAATTTAGATATCAAAACTATAAAAGGAGATGCAACCTCTATTGCAACTTTAAAAGAAGGTCGAATAGAGAATTCTGAATTATTTATTGCAGTAACATCTTCTGAAACTACAAATATTACAGCTTGTGTATTGGCAAAGCAATTGGGTGCAAAACGAACAATTGCAAGAATTTCTAATACAGAGTTTATTGAAAATAAAGACGAGGTTGGATTTTCTAAATTTGGGATTGACGAGTTGATTTCACCAGAATCTTTAGCTGCTTCAGAAATCGAATTATTATTAAACCAATATGGTTTTAATGATACTTATGAGTTTGAAGATGGAAAACTAACCATGCTAGGTCTTCGATTATCTCGTACTGCAACTTTTGTTGGTAAAACCGTAAAAGAAGCTGCTGAGTCGTATTCTGAATTGCACTTTATACCTATTGCAATTCAGCGATATGGTACACAATACACTATAATTCCGAGAGGAGACACTATTTTTAAAGAAGGAGATCAAGTCGTTTTTATAACTTCAAAAGGTGGAGACGAAGAGTTGTTTGAGCTATCAGGAAAAGTAAAAGTAGGTATTAAGGATGTAATGATTTTAGGTGGTAGTCAAATCGGTTTTAAGACTGCGCAAGATTTATGTAAAAGTAAGTTTAATGTAAAACTCGTTGAAGGAAAAAGAGCTACAGCAGAGGATTTAGCGGATGAATTACCAGACGCTTTAGTGATTTGTGGAGATGGAAGGAATGTAGATATTCTTCAAGAAGAGAGTATATCTGAAATGGATGCTTTTATATCGGTTACAGGTAATTCCGAAACTAATATAATGTCTTGCCTCTTGGCAAAATCAAAAGGCGTAAAAAAGACTATCGCATTGGTCGAAAATATGGATTACTATCAACTATCTCAATCCATCGGAATTGATACATTAATTAATAAAAAACTTTTAGCAGCAAACACCATTTTTAGATACATTAGAAAAGGTGAAGTTGTTGCAATGACAAAATTGACCAATATGAATGCTGAGCTTTTAGAGTTTGAAGTCAAGTCAAATTCTAAAATAACAAATCAGAAAATCAAAGATTCTAGTTTTCCTAAATCGGCCATCATTGGTGGTGTTATTCGTGATGAAGAGGGATTAATTCCTTTGGGAGATTTTAAAATTGAAGCTGGAGACCGAGTTGTCGTTTGTTGCTTACCACGTTCTATCGCCGAAGTTGAAAAGTTTTTTGCATGA
- a CDS encoding porin family protein, which translates to MKKIIIVIAVLISYNVSFGQLFTNKKVINLENMDKKILSWGYFLGFNSYDYKFEYEQNLDDILVDATTGFQVGLTGDLRLNNHLNLRFEPGVYFTTRNLRYDESYFDGQSFNPSDLLRETKSTYIHLPLLIKFSTNRINNIRPFIVGGVSTAINLASNEQNPDDNSAGQFRMTSNNYFYEIGFGIDLYLLYFKFTPSIRGVFAINDEIVRDVDPNSPWTGNVTSMKTRGVFINFTFR; encoded by the coding sequence ATGAAAAAAATAATTATAGTTATTGCTGTTCTAATCAGCTACAACGTAAGTTTCGGACAATTATTCACTAACAAAAAGGTTATCAACCTTGAAAACATGGATAAAAAAATATTGTCATGGGGTTACTTTTTGGGTTTTAATAGTTATGATTATAAATTTGAATACGAACAAAATTTAGATGATATTTTAGTTGATGCAACAACAGGGTTTCAAGTTGGATTAACTGGTGACTTAAGGCTGAATAATCACTTAAATTTAAGATTTGAGCCAGGTGTATATTTTACGACTAGAAATCTAAGATATGACGAGAGTTACTTCGATGGCCAAAGTTTTAATCCTTCAGACTTATTACGTGAAACAAAATCTACGTATATACACCTACCATTATTAATTAAGTTTTCGACTAATAGAATTAATAATATCAGACCATTTATTGTTGGAGGCGTTTCTACGGCTATTAATCTAGCAAGTAATGAGCAAAATCCTGACGACAACAGCGCAGGTCAATTCCGAATGACATCAAATAACTATTTCTACGAAATCGGATTCGGTATTGATTTATATCTATTATACTTTAAATTTACACCATCGATTAGAGGTGTATTTGCTATAAATGATGAAATCGTTAGAGATGTCGACCCTAATAGTCCATGGACAGGCAATGTTACATCAATGAAGACAAGAGGTGTTTTTATAAACTTTACGTTTAGATAG
- a CDS encoding pyridoxal phosphate-dependent aminotransferase: protein MNHLSDRINNLSTSATLAMAAKARELREEGKDIIGLSLGEPDFDTPDFIKEAAKKAIDDNYNSYTPVDGYAELKDAIITKFKRDNKLEYNRSQIVVSTGAKQSLFNIASVLLNDGDEVILPCPYWVSYSDIVKLNGGVPVEVKTSIDDDFKMTPAQLEAAITPKTKMIWYSSPCNPSGSVYSKDELRALADVLQKHPNIYVVSDEIYEHINFIGGHSSMAQFDDMFERTITVNGVSKAFAMTGWRIGFIGAPTAIARACNKMQGQVTSGANCIAQRAVITAMEASPEKIQYMVDEFKERRQLILKLLSDVEGFSCNEPEGAFYVFPDISAYFGKTLNGTKINNASEFAMYLLEYANVATVTGDAFGNPNCIRISYAASQEQIKEAIKRIKKALG from the coding sequence ATGAACCACCTTTCGGATAGAATTAACAATCTATCGACTTCGGCAACTTTAGCAATGGCCGCTAAAGCAAGAGAATTAAGAGAAGAAGGAAAAGATATAATCGGACTTAGCTTAGGTGAGCCAGACTTTGACACACCAGACTTTATAAAAGAAGCTGCTAAAAAAGCTATAGATGACAACTATAATAGCTACACACCTGTTGATGGTTATGCAGAATTAAAAGATGCTATTATAACAAAATTCAAGCGCGATAATAAACTTGAGTATAATCGTTCTCAAATTGTAGTATCTACTGGTGCAAAACAATCTTTGTTTAACATTGCATCTGTATTGCTTAATGATGGAGACGAAGTAATTTTACCTTGTCCATACTGGGTGAGCTACAGTGATATTGTTAAACTAAATGGAGGTGTTCCTGTTGAAGTAAAGACGTCAATTGATGATGATTTTAAAATGACACCAGCACAACTTGAAGCTGCTATTACGCCAAAAACTAAAATGATTTGGTATAGTTCTCCTTGTAATCCTAGTGGCTCAGTTTACAGCAAAGATGAATTGAGAGCTTTGGCTGATGTACTACAAAAGCATCCTAATATTTATGTGGTTTCTGACGAAATCTATGAGCATATAAACTTCATTGGCGGTCACTCTAGCATGGCACAATTCGATGATATGTTTGAGCGTACAATCACAGTAAATGGTGTTTCTAAAGCATTTGCAATGACAGGTTGGCGAATAGGTTTTATTGGTGCTCCTACCGCTATTGCTAGAGCTTGTAACAAAATGCAGGGTCAAGTTACAAGTGGTGCCAACTGTATCGCGCAACGTGCAGTAATTACTGCTATGGAAGCTTCTCCTGAAAAAATACAGTACATGGTTGACGAGTTTAAAGAACGTCGTCAGCTAATATTAAAATTACTTAGTGATGTAGAAGGTTTTTCTTGTAATGAACCCGAAGGTGCATTTTATGTATTTCCAGACATCTCAGCTTATTTTGGAAAAACTCTTAATGGTACCAAAATAAATAATGCTTCAGAATTTGCTATGTATCTTTTAGAATATGCTAATGTAGCCACTGTAACTGGCGATGCTTTTGGCAACCCTAATTGTATTAGAATTTCTTATGCAGCGTCTCAAGAACAAATCAAAGAAGCTATAAAGCGAATTAAAAAAGCTTTAGGTTAA
- the ubiE gene encoding bifunctional demethylmenaquinone methyltransferase/2-methoxy-6-polyprenyl-1,4-benzoquinol methylase UbiE translates to MSKNVKPYKNSELDKKEQVTKMFDTISEEYDGLNRVISFGIDIKWRNKVVKLVADTNPKNILDIATGTGDLAISLANTSAKEIIGLDISDGMLEVGRKKIKTKSLDGVINMVIGDSEDLPFEDNTFDAITVAFGVRNFMNLKKGLAEILRVLKPNGIFVILETSVPTKTPFKQGYKLYSKFILPTIGRVFSKDQSAYKYLSESASVFPFGEELNNILREIGFINVEDKPQTFGVATIYTATKA, encoded by the coding sequence ATGTCAAAAAACGTAAAGCCATACAAGAATAGCGAGCTTGATAAGAAAGAACAAGTCACAAAAATGTTTGATACCATCTCTGAAGAATACGATGGATTAAATCGAGTTATTTCTTTCGGAATCGATATCAAATGGAGAAATAAAGTTGTAAAACTTGTTGCAGACACCAATCCAAAAAACATATTAGATATTGCTACTGGAACAGGTGATTTAGCAATCAGTCTTGCTAATACATCGGCTAAAGAAATTATTGGCTTAGACATTAGCGACGGAATGCTTGAAGTTGGCCGTAAGAAGATTAAAACCAAAAGCTTAGACGGTGTAATCAATATGGTTATTGGAGATTCAGAAGATTTACCCTTTGAGGATAACACTTTTGATGCTATAACTGTAGCTTTTGGAGTTAGAAATTTTATGAATCTAAAAAAAGGGCTAGCCGAAATATTACGAGTCCTAAAACCTAACGGCATTTTTGTAATACTAGAAACATCTGTACCAACAAAAACACCTTTCAAACAAGGCTATAAATTGTATTCTAAATTTATTTTACCTACTATTGGCAGAGTCTTTTCAAAAGACCAAAGTGCCTATAAGTATTTAAGTGAATCTGCATCAGTATTTCCTTTTGGAGAAGAGCTAAACAATATTTTAAGGGAAATTGGGTTTATTAATGTCGAGGATAAACCACAAACGTTTGGTGTAGCAACAATCTATACTGCAACGAAGGCTTAG
- the fbaA gene encoding class II fructose-bisphosphate aldolase produces MSHNIKPGVATGYQVQEIFKLAKEKGFALPAVNVIGSNTINGVLETAKALNSPVIIQFSNGGAQFNAGKGLSNENQKAAIAGSIAGAKHVHHMAEAYGVPVILHTDHCAKKLLPWIDGLLDASEQHFAATGKSLYSSHMIDLSEEPLEENIEICKTYLERMSKMGMTLEIELGITGGEEDGVDNSDVDESKLYTQPEEVAYAYEELSKVSDQFTIAAAFGNVHGVYKPGNVKLTPKILKNSQEHITEKYGVAHNHIDFVFHGGSGSTEEEIQEAIGYGVIKMNIDTDMQYAFMSGVRDYMGEKEAYLASQIGSPDGPDSPNKKYYDPRVWLRKGENAFVERLKKAFEDLNNVDTL; encoded by the coding sequence ATGAGTCATAATATAAAACCAGGCGTTGCAACAGGATACCAAGTTCAAGAAATTTTTAAACTAGCTAAAGAAAAAGGCTTTGCATTACCAGCCGTAAATGTTATTGGCTCTAACACTATTAATGGAGTATTAGAAACTGCTAAGGCTTTAAACTCACCAGTAATTATTCAATTCTCAAATGGTGGGGCGCAATTTAATGCAGGTAAAGGCTTAAGTAACGAAAATCAAAAAGCAGCAATTGCTGGCAGTATAGCAGGTGCAAAACATGTACACCATATGGCAGAAGCCTACGGTGTACCTGTTATTTTACACACTGACCACTGCGCCAAAAAATTATTGCCTTGGATAGATGGATTATTAGATGCAAGCGAGCAACATTTTGCAGCAACAGGAAAATCGTTATACAGTTCTCACATGATTGATTTAAGTGAAGAACCTCTTGAAGAAAATATAGAAATTTGTAAGACGTACCTAGAGCGCATGAGCAAAATGGGTATGACTCTGGAAATTGAGCTAGGTATAACCGGTGGAGAAGAAGATGGTGTTGACAATAGTGATGTTGACGAATCAAAGCTATATACACAACCAGAAGAAGTTGCATATGCTTATGAAGAGTTAAGTAAAGTTAGCGACCAATTTACAATTGCAGCCGCATTTGGTAATGTTCACGGAGTGTATAAACCTGGAAACGTAAAATTAACACCAAAAATTCTAAAAAACTCTCAGGAGCACATAACAGAAAAATATGGTGTAGCTCATAATCATATTGATTTTGTATTTCATGGTGGTTCGGGATCTACAGAAGAAGAAATACAAGAAGCCATTGGTTACGGTGTAATTAAAATGAATATTGACACCGATATGCAGTATGCCTTTATGTCTGGAGTTAGAGATTATATGGGTGAAAAAGAAGCGTATTTAGCATCACAAATCGGAAGTCCTGATGGACCAGATTCTCCAAATAAAAAATACTATGATCCAAGAGTTTGGTTACGTAAAGGAGAAAATGCATTTGTGGAGCGTCTTAAAAAAGCATTTGAAGACCTAAACAACGTAGATACTTTATAA
- a CDS encoding TrmH family RNA methyltransferase: MLSKNQIKLIKSLAQKKIRSQHGLFTVEGVKGITEFVNSSFRLQHIYTTNSVFDVESDALTIIGESDLKRISQLKNPNTAVGVFEISKPKPINKSKLIIALDDVQDPGNLGTIIRLCDWFGVSDLVCNGNTVDCYNPKVVQATMGSLTRVNVSYVDLESFISEYEHEIYGTFMDGENIYSKELSGAGILVMGNEGKGISQSIEDLVTKRISIPKFGEKATESLNVATATAICLSEFMRKTI, translated from the coding sequence ATGTTATCAAAGAATCAGATAAAATTAATTAAAAGTTTAGCCCAAAAAAAAATTAGAAGCCAACATGGATTATTTACAGTCGAAGGTGTAAAAGGGATTACCGAGTTCGTAAATTCTTCATTTCGATTACAACATATTTACACTACAAATTCGGTTTTTGATGTTGAAAGTGATGCCTTAACAATTATAGGTGAATCAGATTTAAAAAGAATAAGTCAATTAAAAAATCCAAATACTGCTGTTGGTGTTTTCGAAATTTCTAAACCTAAACCTATTAATAAGTCAAAGCTAATTATTGCTTTGGATGATGTGCAAGACCCTGGGAATTTAGGGACAATTATACGTTTGTGTGATTGGTTTGGAGTTTCTGATTTAGTTTGTAATGGTAATACAGTAGACTGCTATAATCCTAAAGTAGTACAAGCTACAATGGGTTCACTAACTCGAGTAAATGTTAGTTATGTAGATTTAGAAAGTTTTATTTCTGAATATGAACATGAAATTTATGGCACTTTTATGGATGGAGAAAATATATACAGTAAAGAATTATCAGGAGCAGGTATTTTAGTTATGGGTAATGAAGGTAAAGGGATATCTCAAAGTATTGAAGACTTAGTAACTAAAAGAATATCTATACCAAAATTTGGAGAAAAAGCGACAGAGAGTCTTAATGTTGCTACAGCGACTGCAATTTGTTTAAGTGAATTTATGCGAAAAACTATCTAA
- a CDS encoding BamA/TamA family outer membrane protein, whose translation MNVKRHKLVLQKINSFFTKAAICISFLLLIASCSTVKRVKDGKYLLIENKIEVDGKVTNKERVNNIPLQKPNSGIGFFPLNLHVYNLARPNRDSIFESWLDKGNRRKRLTNTLSKKQLEKYKQSVLGFNSWLKRIGEAPSILNEEKTEKTKSRLRAYYYKRGFLYNEVDYTIEKDSNKKAKVKYTVTKNLPSKLDTLKTTIKTPVVDSIYKANINASLIKKGQQYDEDNFTNERVRINRLMRNSGLYFFGQDYVRFEIDTFKSRKTVNTEMFIDNRTIRYSDSSVIKPFKVYKIKAVNIITDASNENLIESGQIKDSITYDGYNLYSFNELKFKPKALTDAIFIKKGDVYRDIDRTRTSDYLNQLQMFRYPTVDYVANESDSTLVANILLSPLKKYKLQFAFDVSQSNIQTVGFAFSTGLKIRNVFKGAETLDISALGSIGASKDAGNNEDSFFDINEFGGAIGLTIPRIFFPMNTDKIIPKSMSPSTKINMAATSQQNIGLDRQTLSSILAYNWFPSKKVTNNLELFNIQYVRNLNPENYFGVYTNSFNRLNDIARNIGYINNNQVLQDPPPDNGFQPADTFINDVLTGNTSLTPTDNDFIDVNNINQRQDRLTENNLIISTNFDYTRDTRSDLSDNNFSRFKYHVELAGNLLSGISSLTNTEKNSDGRYEILNVPFSQYFKTELDYVKYFGQRGRKSVLAFRGYFGVAIPFGNSNNIPFVESFFAGGPNDNRAWTAYNLGPGSSQNTNEFNEANLKLHFSLEQRFNLFGSFDGALFMDAGNIWNAFGNVEDDPESTFNNFKSLQNIAVGSGFGIRYDFTFFVLRGDIGFKTYDPSLEIGNRWFTNYNFGNATYNIGINYPF comes from the coding sequence TTGAACGTTAAACGTCATAAACTGGTATTACAAAAAATAAACTCCTTTTTCACTAAAGCGGCTATTTGCATTAGCTTTTTATTACTAATCGCATCTTGTAGTACCGTTAAGCGTGTAAAGGATGGTAAATACCTTTTAATAGAAAATAAAATTGAAGTTGATGGTAAAGTCACCAATAAAGAACGTGTAAATAATATTCCGCTTCAGAAGCCCAATTCTGGGATTGGCTTTTTTCCTCTTAATCTTCACGTTTATAATTTAGCAAGACCAAATAGAGACTCAATCTTTGAATCTTGGTTAGATAAAGGTAATAGACGAAAACGTCTAACAAACACATTATCCAAAAAGCAACTTGAAAAATACAAACAGTCCGTTTTAGGATTTAATTCATGGTTAAAGCGAATTGGAGAAGCACCTTCAATATTAAACGAAGAAAAGACTGAAAAAACAAAAAGCAGACTTCGCGCCTATTACTACAAACGAGGCTTTTTATATAATGAAGTAGATTATACTATTGAAAAAGATTCAAACAAAAAAGCTAAAGTAAAATATACAGTAACTAAAAATTTACCTAGTAAACTTGACACCTTAAAAACCACCATAAAGACACCAGTTGTAGACTCTATTTATAAAGCAAATATTAATGCGTCATTAATCAAAAAAGGTCAGCAATACGATGAAGACAATTTTACAAATGAAAGGGTTAGAATAAACAGGTTGATGCGAAATTCTGGGCTTTACTTTTTTGGTCAAGATTACGTTCGTTTTGAGATTGACACCTTCAAATCAAGAAAAACAGTTAATACAGAGATGTTTATAGATAATAGGACAATTAGATATAGTGACTCTTCTGTTATTAAACCTTTTAAAGTTTATAAAATAAAAGCTGTAAATATAATTACTGATGCATCAAATGAAAATCTTATTGAAAGCGGACAAATAAAAGACAGTATAACTTACGACGGTTACAATCTTTATAGCTTTAATGAACTAAAATTTAAGCCCAAAGCCTTAACTGATGCTATTTTTATAAAAAAAGGAGATGTCTATCGTGATATAGACAGAACAAGAACTTCGGATTACCTAAATCAACTACAAATGTTTAGATATCCTACAGTTGATTATGTAGCTAACGAATCAGACTCGACTTTAGTAGCAAACATACTCTTATCTCCACTCAAAAAATACAAGCTGCAATTTGCTTTTGACGTGTCTCAAAGCAACATTCAAACAGTTGGTTTTGCATTTAGTACAGGTCTAAAAATCAGAAATGTTTTTAAAGGCGCAGAAACTCTTGATATATCTGCTTTAGGGTCAATAGGCGCTTCTAAAGATGCAGGTAATAATGAAGATTCGTTTTTTGATATTAATGAGTTTGGTGGAGCAATAGGATTGACAATACCAAGGATTTTCTTTCCTATGAACACTGACAAAATTATACCAAAATCAATGTCCCCAAGTACGAAAATAAATATGGCTGCTACAAGTCAACAAAACATTGGCTTAGATAGACAGACACTATCAAGTATTTTGGCTTACAATTGGTTTCCTTCAAAAAAAGTAACAAATAATTTAGAACTGTTTAATATTCAGTATGTTAGAAATTTAAATCCTGAAAATTATTTTGGGGTATACACAAATTCATTTAACCGATTAAATGATATTGCTCGTAACATAGGCTATATAAACAATAATCAAGTTCTACAAGACCCACCACCAGATAATGGATTTCAACCTGCTGATACCTTTATTAATGATGTATTGACCGGAAATACTAGTTTGACACCGACAGATAACGATTTTATAGACGTAAACAATATTAACCAACGTCAAGACAGATTAACAGAAAACAACCTTATAATATCGACCAATTTTGATTATACCAGAGATACAAGGTCAGATTTATCAGATAATAATTTTTCGAGATTTAAATATCATGTAGAATTGGCTGGTAATTTATTATCTGGTATTTCTAGTTTAACAAACACAGAAAAAAACTCTGATGGTCGCTACGAAATTTTAAATGTACCATTTTCGCAATATTTTAAAACTGAATTGGACTACGTTAAATATTTTGGGCAACGTGGTCGAAAAAGTGTTTTAGCATTTAGAGGTTATTTTGGTGTAGCTATACCGTTTGGAAATTCAAACAACATACCATTTGTAGAAAGTTTTTTTGCTGGTGGGCCAAATGATAATCGAGCCTGGACAGCTTACAATTTAGGACCAGGAAGCTCACAGAATACTAATGAGTTCAATGAAGCTAACCTTAAACTTCATTTTAGTTTAGAACAACGCTTTAACCTTTTTGGAAGTTTTGACGGTGCACTTTTTATGGATGCTGGTAACATTTGGAACGCCTTTGGTAACGTAGAAGACGACCCTGAATCTACATTCAATAATTTTAAATCGTTACAAAATATTGCAGTTGGTAGTGGTTTTGGTATCAGATATGACTTTACCTTTTTTGTACTTAGAGGTGACATTGGCTTCAAGACCTATGATCCATCATTAGAGATAGGCAATCGTTGGTTTACAAATTATAACTTTGGTAATGCAACATATAATATTGGAATAAATTATCCTTTCTAA
- a CDS encoding TrkH family potassium uptake protein, whose amino-acid sequence MKLNYKIIFHFLGLLLLFNGGFMLIATLISFIYKDGVTLELLLSGFTILLLGGIVMFNTRNHRKEMNKREGYIVVAFGWIVMSLSGSLPYMITEVIPSFTDAFFETMSGYTTTGASILNDIEIVPKGVLFWRSMTHWIGGMGIIVLAIAILPLLGIGGMQLFAAEAPGPGGDKLHPRITDTAKRLWLIYFGYTAAETILLQVAGMSFFDAINHALSTLSTGGFSTKNASVAHWNDNPAIQYIIITFMFLAGTNFVLSYFAFKGKVQKIIKDDEFKVYFKFIAVFTIVAALVIYFNADVSKSSIEHPMVLGEFESALRHSLFQVLAIITTTGFVTADYTMWTPFLTVLFFGLMFLGGSAGSTSGGIKVVRHLVLIKNGFLEFKRALHPNAILPVRYNQKSVSKDIVFNILGFFITYMLFFIFGALVFSMFQLDFESAIGLSASSLGNVGPALGDFGPVNNYAALPPLGKWWASFLMLLGRLELFTVLILLTPFFWRNR is encoded by the coding sequence ATGAAACTTAATTATAAAATCATTTTCCATTTTTTAGGATTATTACTCCTATTTAATGGAGGTTTTATGCTTATAGCTACATTGATAAGCTTCATCTACAAAGATGGTGTTACTTTAGAGTTATTGCTCTCGGGCTTTACAATTCTTCTCTTAGGTGGTATTGTGATGTTTAACACACGCAATCACCGTAAAGAAATGAATAAGCGAGAAGGTTACATTGTCGTCGCTTTTGGATGGATTGTAATGTCACTTTCGGGTTCGCTACCATACATGATTACAGAGGTAATTCCGTCATTTACAGATGCTTTTTTCGAAACAATGTCGGGCTACACTACAACTGGCGCAAGTATACTTAATGATATCGAGATTGTGCCTAAAGGTGTACTGTTTTGGCGTAGTATGACGCATTGGATAGGTGGTATGGGAATTATCGTACTAGCCATTGCTATTTTACCATTATTAGGTATTGGTGGTATGCAGTTGTTTGCTGCTGAAGCACCAGGTCCAGGTGGTGATAAATTACATCCAAGGATTACAGACACTGCTAAACGTTTGTGGCTTATCTATTTTGGATATACTGCAGCAGAGACTATTCTGCTTCAAGTTGCTGGGATGTCATTTTTCGATGCTATTAATCATGCCTTAAGTACGTTATCTACAGGTGGTTTTTCTACTAAAAATGCTAGTGTTGCGCATTGGAATGATAATCCTGCTATCCAGTACATTATTATCACATTTATGTTTTTAGCAGGTACAAATTTTGTATTGAGTTATTTTGCTTTTAAGGGTAAGGTTCAGAAAATTATTAAGGATGATGAGTTTAAGGTTTACTTCAAGTTTATCGCTGTTTTTACAATCGTAGCTGCTCTAGTTATTTACTTTAATGCAGACGTTTCCAAATCTTCAATAGAACATCCTATGGTTTTAGGTGAGTTTGAGAGCGCCTTGCGTCATTCATTATTTCAAGTATTAGCGATTATAACAACAACTGGTTTTGTTACAGCAGATTATACGATGTGGACGCCATTTTTGACAGTCCTTTTCTTTGGACTTATGTTTTTAGGAGGTTCTGCTGGGAGTACATCTGGTGGTATTAAAGTTGTAAGACATTTAGTGTTGATTAAAAATGGATTCTTAGAGTTTAAGCGGGCGTTACACCCTAATGCTATTTTACCTGTACGCTACAATCAAAAATCTGTATCTAAGGATATTGTGTTTAATATTCTTGGTTTTTTTATTACCTATATGCTATTCTTTATATTCGGAGCATTGGTATTCTCTATGTTTCAACTAGACTTTGAATCCGCTATTGGACTTTCGGCATCGAGCTTAGGTAATGTTGGTCCTGCTTTGGGTGATTTTGGTCCTGTAAATAATTATGCAGCATTACCGCCTTTAGGAAAATGGTGGGCTTCGTTTTTAATGCTTTTGGGACGTCTTGAACTATTTACAGTACTAATTTTACTGACGCCTTTTTTCTGGAGAAATAGATAA